CCCAGGAGATCGAGGAACTGGAGCGCTCCGTGGAGGTGTTCCGCGCCTGGGACGCCGCCCGGGGCGGCGGCCTCCAGCGCAAGGCGGTGGTCGGCCAGCTCAACGAGGTCGGCGGAATCCTCGCCTACCACCACCCACCTCATCTCCAGCGGCGCCTGTGGGGCGTCGCCGCCAACCTCGCCGTCCTGGCCGGCTGGATGTCGCACGACGTCGGGCTGGAACCGACCGCCCAGAAGTACTTCGTGATCGCCGCCCACGCGGCGCGGGAGGGCGGCGACCGGCCGCGCGCCGGTGAGGCGCTGTCCCGGGCGGCCCGTCAGATGGTGCACCTGGGCCGGCCCGACGAGGCGCTGGACCTGATGAAACTCGCCCAGTCCGGTTCGGGCGAGGAGGTGCTGCCGCGCACCCGCGCCATGTTCCACACCATCGAGGCCTGGGCACAGGCGTCCATGGGCAGGGGCCAGGCGATGCGCCGTACCCTCGGCCGCGCCGAGGACCTGTTCGTCTCCCAGAAGTCCGGCCTGGAACCGCCGGACTGGATGCAGACCTTCAAGGACGAGGATCTGTACGGCATGACCGCCCTCGCCTACCGCACGCTGGCCGAGTTCGAGCCCGGCGCGGCCGCGCACGCCCAGCACTACGCGGAGAAGGCCCTGTCCCTGCGCGTCGACGGGCGGGAGCGGTCGAAGATCTTCGACCATCTGTCCATGGCCTCGGCCTGCTTCATCGCGGACGACCCCGAACAGGCCGACCGCTACGCGCGCCTCGCCCTGATGGCGATGGGCTCCAACTCCTCGCGCCGCACCTGGGACCGGCTGCGCGAGATGTACCGGCTGACCGCCGAGTACGCCTCGTACCCGAGGATCCAGGAGCTCAGGGAGGAGATCCGGCTGGCGCTGCCCAAACCCCGGGGCAAGGGCGGCGCGGCCGCCCGGGCGTGAGGACGGCGGGCCCTTCCGGGGCCGCTGCTACCGGGCGACCCGGGCGACGAGCACACAGGCGTCGTCGTCGCGCTCCCCCTCGCCGAACTCGCCCACGACCATCCGGACGCAGTCCTGGGCGGTGCGGGCGCCGGCGAACCGCGGGGCCAGTTGCAGGAGACGGTGGACGGCCGTGCTCCCGGCGTGCCCGGGCACCAGCCCGTCCGTGTGCAGGAGGAGCAGGTCACCGGCATCGAGGGTCTCCTCGGCCTGGCCGTAGGAGGCGCCCGAGGTGGCGCCGAGCAGCATGCCGTCCGGCGCGTCCAGCGCCCGCCCCGTCCCGCCGCGGAACAGCAGCGGGGCGGGGTGTCCGGCCTGCGCCCACAGCAGGGAGCGGGTCTCCGGCCGGTAGCGCAGACAGACGGCACTGCCCAGGACCGGCTGCGCGGTGCTGTCCAGCAACCGGTCGAGGCAGGCCAGCAGCGGCCCCGGCGCGGTCCCGGTCATCGCCATGCCGCGCACGGCGCCGAGCAGCATCGCCATGCCGGAGGCCGCGCCGACGCCGTGGCCGGTCAGGTCGCCGACGCTGAGCAGCGTCGTGCCGTCGGGCAGTTCCAGCGCGTCGTACCAGTCGCCGCCGATCCGGGTGCGCGCCGACGGCGGCAGACGCGCGGCGGCGAGGTCCAGGGCCCGCGGGCCGGCGTGCGGGAGCCGCAGGGAGCCGCGCCACGCGGGCAGCACGGCCTCCTGCAGCTCGACCGCGAGCCGGTGCTCGGTCCGCGCGGCGGCGTGCCGCTGGTGGTGCAGCGAGTCACGGGTCTCGCTCACCTCCCGCCGGCAGCGGCGCAGTTCGCTGACGTCGCGCAGCACCGCCCACATCGAGGCGGTGCTGCCGTCGGCGCCGAGCACCGGTTCGCCCATCATGTGCACCGTCCGTACGCCGTCGTCCGGGCGCACGACGCGGAACTCGCCGTCGATGGGCCGGGCGTCGACCAGACAGCCCGTCACCATCGCGGTCAGTGCGGCCCGGTCCTCGTCGAGCACCAGCGAGGGCAGTTCGTCCAGGGTGAGCGGAGCCGCCGCCGGGTCGCGGCCCAGGATGCGGTACAGCTCGCCGGACCAGCTCACCTCGTCCGTGAGCAGGTCCCACTCCGCGCTGCCTACCCGGCTGAGCAGGGAGTCGTGGCGCGGCGCGGGCGGCGCGGCGCAGAGCGGATCGGACGGACCGGCGGCGGCCGGCGGGTCGTCCCGCAGCTGCGTCAAGTGCCGTCCCAAGTCGTCCAGTTGGTGCAGCGCCAGGTCGTACAGGGCGCGCCGCCAGCGGTCCTGCGGATCCGCCGCGTCGCCCGGTGTGCCACGGCGTACGGCGTCCACCTCGCCCTGGAGCCGCCGGGTCTGCGAGATGAGCGCGTCGACCGGGCCGCGTGCCGGCGGCTGGGCGGCTGGGCGGTCCGCGGAGAGGTGGGACGGCATGACGCACTCCGATGCGGGAACGGTTCGGCCTTCAGGCGGAGGGAGGGGCCGCTACGACTGTCGCACAGCCCATGAGGGCCCGTAAGGGATTCGGCAACACACGATAAGGCGGTGCCCATGGCATATGCCACCGTCTTCGCGGGGTTACCCCCGGGAATACGTCAGAGGCGGTCTCGGCGTCTCAACTCCCATGGTACGCAAGTGACATGGCGAACCCCCGGCCACCCGGCACCGCTCACTCGCACGTTCGACGCACAGGTGTTTGCCCGCGGGTGACCGGGTGGTCGCCCCGTCCTCAGTAGCGCAGCACCGCCGCCATCCCGTCCGCGTCCCCGAGCGCGCCGTCCGGGACGAAGCGGACCTCCGCGCCGGTCTGCAGGCACTGCTCGACGATCTCGTCCACGATGTCCTCGCGGGCGTCCAGGTCGCCGTCCTCGGCGACGATCAGGTGTTCGCCGTTGTCGCGGACCGTGATCCGGTAGTTCTCCTCCACGGCCAGCAGCCGGACCCGGCCCTCCCGCGCGTTCTGCCACAGCTCGTCGACGCCGGCCGCGAACTCCTTGCGTCCCCTGGCCGACTCGAGGGCCCTGGCCACGTCCTCGGTGTCCTTGCGCGCCTCCGCCTCGAGCACCGGCCGTACGGCCTGCCACACCGCGTCGGGCGTGCCGTGCGCCAGCCCGCCGTGCGGGACCTGCACGGCGTCCTTCGCCACGTTCCCGGCGTCGCACATCAGGGACAGCGCGGCGGGATCGCCGGTGACGTAGAGCGGCCGGGGATGGTCGCGCAGCAGCTTCGTCATGGCGGTGTCGGCCTCGCGCAGGAACCTGCGGGTGTCCTCGTCCCGGAAGTTGCTCGGCTGGTCGCCGACCTGCTCCTGCCGTTCCGGGTCGAAGTTCGGCTGCGGCCGGTCCAGCGGGAAACCGCCGGCGCGTTCCTCCACGACCCGGTCCACGCCGCCGCTCCACAGGGCGACCCGGTCGGCGGAGACGGACAGCACCCAGAACGGCCGTTCCGCCGTGTGCGCGGAGACGAGGTTGCGGGTCAGGAAGGTGTCGGAGAGGACGACCCGCTCGGGCACGCTGCGGGCCAGCGACCACACCTGGTGCTCGCCGGGGGCCGCGAAGATGACCAGGCCGTCCTCGGAGTGCGACAGATCGACCTCCGCCAGGGCCCGGTCGAGCTCCCGGGTCACGTCGGCGCGCCGCTCCCGGGTCACCGCGGGATCGGTCTCCAGCCTCTTCTTGGCCTCGGCCACCGCGTTGCGCAGCCGGACCGCGTCCTGGGAGTTGAGGGGCTCGCGCCGGTGTGTCGGCGTCAGCACGGACACCGCGGGGTAGGGGCGCGGGCGACGAAGCCCGGCAAGTGTCGAGGGACTCAGATCGTGCTCCATAACAGCACGATAGGGCGGATTTCCCCCCGGGGCATTCGGTGCGGACTCACCCGTGCGTGTCCCCGGCCCCGGGCGGGCGCTCAGGCGTCGCCGCCGTCCTCGGACCCGCAGGAACTGCCGCTCGGCGGCAGGGAACCGTACAGCAGGAAGTCGTCGACCTTGCGGTGGACGCAGGGCGAGGCCCCGTAGCCGGTGTGGCCCTCGCTCCGGTTGTCCAGCACCACGGCCGAGGGACCGAGCCGCTCCGCCGTCTCCACCGTCCACCGGTACGGCGTGGCCGGGTCGCCCCGGGTGCCGACCAGCAGCATCTTCGCCGTGTCGAGGTCCTTGACCCGCTTCCGGATGTAGTCGGTCCCCCTGGGGCGGCCGTAGCAGAGCACCACCTGGGCGAGCCGGTACCGGCCGAACACGGGGGAGGCCTCCTCGTAGGCGGTGCGCAGCCGGGCCAGGTCCCGGGTCAGGGGCCCGGCGGCGGGCCGGTCCGGATCGTCCGCGCAGTTCACCGCCATCAGCGCCGCCGGCAGGTTGTCCGGGGGCACGTCCTCCGGGTCGACCAGGGGGCCGTCGGCGCGCCCCGGCGCGGGCGGCGTCATCCCCCCGGACGCGAGGGCCTCCACGCCGCGTGTGTCACCGTCCTCCATCAGCTGGGCGAGCGCCCGTTGCAGCAGCGGCCACAACTCCTCGGAGTAGAGGCCCGTCCCGATGGCACCGGCCAGGTCCTGGCCGGTGAACTCGTAGCCGAAGTCGGTCGGCACCGGGTTCTCGTCGAGCGAGTCGACCAGCTCCACGACCTGCTTGCGGGCCGCCCGCGGGTCCCGTCCGAACGGGCAGCCGAGTTCCCCGGTGCACCAGGTGAGGAAGTTCTCCAGCGCGGTCTGCTGTCCCCGGGCACTGG
The Streptomyces fungicidicus DNA segment above includes these coding regions:
- a CDS encoding baeRF3 domain-containing protein, with product MEHDLSPSTLAGLRRPRPYPAVSVLTPTHRREPLNSQDAVRLRNAVAEAKKRLETDPAVTRERRADVTRELDRALAEVDLSHSEDGLVIFAAPGEHQVWSLARSVPERVVLSDTFLTRNLVSAHTAERPFWVLSVSADRVALWSGGVDRVVEERAGGFPLDRPQPNFDPERQEQVGDQPSNFRDEDTRRFLREADTAMTKLLRDHPRPLYVTGDPAALSLMCDAGNVAKDAVQVPHGGLAHGTPDAVWQAVRPVLEAEARKDTEDVARALESARGRKEFAAGVDELWQNAREGRVRLLAVEENYRITVRDNGEHLIVAEDGDLDAREDIVDEIVEQCLQTGAEVRFVPDGALGDADGMAAVLRY
- a CDS encoding alpha/beta hydrolase → MLAKLSDRPPVRHRAVRHSVRRCATAGAVGLAVLGTGLTATGRADPALDRFYGQKIRWAACDSAELPADMQCGKITVPLDYAKPEGGTLDLALARYRSSGDPRGSVVLNFGGPGGSGVLGLAQGRKDFLGLTKEYDVVSFDPRGVGRSSPVSCGTDATTQALEATDGEETSDPRRTLAQLREVAAECAAHSGPVLEHIGTVNVAHDLDVMRQVLGDKKLNYLGFSYGTRLGAVYAARFPDRVGRMALDGVDTLTEPLAEQGLASARGQQTALENFLTWCTGELGCPFGRDPRAARKQVVELVDSLDENPVPTDFGYEFTGQDLAGAIGTGLYSEELWPLLQRALAQLMEDGDTRGVEALASGGMTPPAPGRADGPLVDPEDVPPDNLPAALMAVNCADDPDRPAAGPLTRDLARLRTAYEEASPVFGRYRLAQVVLCYGRPRGTDYIRKRVKDLDTAKMLLVGTRGDPATPYRWTVETAERLGPSAVVLDNRSEGHTGYGASPCVHRKVDDFLLYGSLPPSGSSCGSEDGGDA
- a CDS encoding PP2C family protein-serine/threonine phosphatase, with product MPSHLSADRPAAQPPARGPVDALISQTRRLQGEVDAVRRGTPGDAADPQDRWRRALYDLALHQLDDLGRHLTQLRDDPPAAAGPSDPLCAAPPAPRHDSLLSRVGSAEWDLLTDEVSWSGELYRILGRDPAAAPLTLDELPSLVLDEDRAALTAMVTGCLVDARPIDGEFRVVRPDDGVRTVHMMGEPVLGADGSTASMWAVLRDVSELRRCRREVSETRDSLHHQRHAAARTEHRLAVELQEAVLPAWRGSLRLPHAGPRALDLAAARLPPSARTRIGGDWYDALELPDGTTLLSVGDLTGHGVGAASGMAMLLGAVRGMAMTGTAPGPLLACLDRLLDSTAQPVLGSAVCLRYRPETRSLLWAQAGHPAPLLFRGGTGRALDAPDGMLLGATSGASYGQAEETLDAGDLLLLHTDGLVPGHAGSTAVHRLLQLAPRFAGARTAQDCVRMVVGEFGEGERDDDACVLVARVAR
- a CDS encoding DNA-binding protein NsdB: MSGQPNTRLSDLFGLAGWSKGELARLVNRQAAAMGHPQLATDTSRVRRWIDMGEIPRDPVPRVLAALFTERLGRVVTIEDLGLVRHGRTGKRPRAGNAEHPDGVPWAPERTAEVLTEFTGMDLMLNRRGLVGAGAALTAGSALSSAMHDWLHTDPALTGDAPRLHDPLHVEPAGFDRYEAAPIGSQEIEELERSVEVFRAWDAARGGGLQRKAVVGQLNEVGGILAYHHPPHLQRRLWGVAANLAVLAGWMSHDVGLEPTAQKYFVIAAHAAREGGDRPRAGEALSRAARQMVHLGRPDEALDLMKLAQSGSGEEVLPRTRAMFHTIEAWAQASMGRGQAMRRTLGRAEDLFVSQKSGLEPPDWMQTFKDEDLYGMTALAYRTLAEFEPGAAAHAQHYAEKALSLRVDGRERSKIFDHLSMASACFIADDPEQADRYARLALMAMGSNSSRRTWDRLREMYRLTAEYASYPRIQELREEIRLALPKPRGKGGAAARA